In Kineococcus sp. NBC_00420, a single genomic region encodes these proteins:
- a CDS encoding LLM class F420-dependent oxidoreductase: MTADPRPVRIGIQIQPQHAQYPAIRAAAARAEEMGADIAFNWDHFYPLYGEPEGLHFEAWTMLAAWAEATSRIEIGALVSCNSYRNPELLADMARTVDHVSAHDTGSGRLILGIGSGWFEKDYDEYGYEFGTAGGRLNKLRDDMPRIESRLAKLNPAPTRKVPVLIGGGGEQKTLRIVAKHADIWHSFGDVETFTRKSGILDERCAEIGRDPLEIERSVGVEPKDGVEAAEALHAAGGRLFTFGTGGPDYDMGFLAELIAWRDSKNA, translated from the coding sequence ATGACCGCAGATCCGCGCCCGGTGCGCATCGGCATCCAGATCCAGCCCCAGCACGCGCAGTACCCCGCGATCCGCGCCGCCGCGGCGCGGGCGGAGGAGATGGGCGCCGACATCGCCTTCAACTGGGACCACTTCTACCCGCTCTACGGCGAGCCCGAGGGCCTGCACTTCGAGGCCTGGACGATGTTGGCCGCGTGGGCGGAGGCGACGTCGCGCATCGAGATCGGTGCGCTGGTGTCCTGCAACTCCTACCGCAACCCCGAACTGCTCGCCGACATGGCCCGCACCGTCGACCACGTCTCCGCCCACGACACGGGATCGGGCCGCCTGATCCTGGGCATCGGGTCCGGGTGGTTCGAGAAGGACTACGACGAGTACGGCTACGAGTTCGGCACCGCCGGCGGAAGGCTGAACAAGCTCCGTGACGACATGCCCCGCATCGAGAGCCGGCTGGCGAAGCTGAACCCGGCGCCCACCCGCAAGGTTCCCGTCCTCATCGGCGGCGGCGGGGAGCAGAAGACGCTGCGCATCGTCGCGAAGCACGCCGACATCTGGCACTCCTTCGGCGACGTCGAGACGTTCACCCGCAAGAGCGGGATCCTCGACGAACGCTGCGCCGAGATCGGCCGGGACCCCCTGGAGATCGAGCGCTCCGTCGGGGTCGAGCCCAAGGACGGGGTCGAGGCGGCGGAGGCGCTGCACGCCGCCGGCGGCCGGCTGTTCACCTTCGGTACCGGTGGACCCGACTACGACATGGGTTTCCTCGCCGAGCTCATCGCCTGGCGCGACAGCAAGAACGCCTGA